A segment of the Actinomycetota bacterium genome:
TGACAAAATAAAAATAATTGATAGTTTCAGCATGACGGTAAAAGACGGGGAATTTATTGCATTGCTTGGTCCAAATGGTGTAGGAAAAAGCACACTTTTTAATATCATATCGGGCATATTGCCATTCACAGAAGGTTCGGTAACTATCTTTGGAAAAAATATTAATAAGATGAAGTATAAGGAAAGGGCAAATCTCATAGCTGTAGTTCCGCAGGAAACTAGCTCAAATTTTAATTTTAAAAATATTGACATAGTTCTTATGAGCAGGGCGTGTAAAAAATCCCAGTTTGCAAATGAAGACATGCAGGATTATGACATTGCACTGAATGCCATGAAATTAACCAAAACAGAAGATATTGCATACAGGGGATATATGGAAATAAGCGGGGGCGAAAAGCAAAGAGTGATAATTGCTCAAGCAATCGCTCAGGACACAAAAATACTTCTGCTTGATGAGCCGACATCAAATCTTGATATAAATTTCCAGATAGAAATTATGCAGTTGATCCTGCAAATCAGCAAGAAGCAGCATCTTACAGTTGTCGGCGTTTTTCACGATATAAACCTTGCTGCTCAGTATGCAGATAGAATAATACTTATAAAAAACGGAAAAATATTTGCAGATGGCACTCCTGCAGATATTTTAAACTGTAAAAATATTTTCGATGTCTATGGCGCCCATGTTATTGTAGGTAAAAATCCTTTTACTAATAAGATATTCATAACTCCACATTATAACGGTCATTATGATTTAACATCAATTCCTGAAAAAAGAAAAAAAATCCATATTATTGCAGGCGGGGGAAGCGGGTCTTATCTTTTTAATATTTTACAAAGTGAAGGCCATATAATAACTACATGTATACTGAGCAGCATTGATACTGATGCAAAGGTTGCAAAACAGCTCGGTATCAGGCTTGTGCTTGAGGATCCCCATATAACTCTCAGAGAAGAAAATATCAGGCTCAATGAAGACTTAATATCAGAATGTGATGTTGTTATTGTGGCAAGGGTTGATTTTGGTGAAGAAAATTATTGCAATCTTGAATCTGTGAAAAAAGCACTCGAACTTAATAAATGTGTATATTTTATAGATGGGAAAAATTTTTTCCAAAGAGATTTTACAAATGGAAGGGCTACGGCTTTCTTTAAAAAGCTTCTGGCGATGGGAGCAAGAGATGCCGGCAGTGAAGAAGAGCTTGCCATATTACTTAATAAATAAGGAGATTAAGTCTTAAGGAAATCAAATTGGCAGGATTTATTAAAATAATAGGCTTGAGAATAAAGGATTTTCATCTTGTTTTGTGCTTTTGGCGAAGCGAAAGGAGTGGTTATAAAAATGTAGGCATTTTAAGCAAAAAACCTGAAAAAGATTATTTACAACAATAACCTCAAAGATATTTTTATACTATGAATATTCTTTGAGCAAAAGGAAAGGAAAAGATCGAAAAAATGAAAAACAAAAAATTAAATGTGCTTGCAATTTTGATGATAATGGTATTGGTATTAGCATTTGTACCAATGTCCATGTCGTGCAGGCAAGTTGCACCTGCAGAGACAGAAGCTGCTGAAACTACTTCAGTAGAAACTTCTAATCTTGAAACAGTTGCAGCAGATACAACTGCAGCTGAGGAAACAACTGCTGAGAAAGACCCTTATGCCGTTAATTACCCTATAACAATTGAAGATGATCGTGGGCAGCAGGAAGGTAGTGACAACAGGCAGCTTGTTTTTGACGGGCCTGTCACATCAGTAATTGCAGGTGAAAATAATTTTACATTATGTTTGAAAGAATTCGGAAAGCTGGATGCCGTTAAAGGGATTGCATACTGGGTCTCGGATACAGTCACTGAGCTTGCTGATTCTCCGGCAGTAATAACACCGGGAGGATTCGAGCTTGAAAGGTTGATAGACTTATCACCTGAACTGCTGGTGTGTTTTGACCCGATTGATCCTGCAATAGCCGAACAACTGGAAACGGCAAAAATCAAAATATATGGAATTGGCATTGTGCAGAGCTTGGACCACATAAAGAAGTATATCGCTGACTACGGTATGATGTTTGACTCTGTTGAGATTGCTACTAAGCTTATTGCAGGTATGGAGGAAAAGCAGGCAAAGGTAAAGGCTGCCGTAGATAAATTGGGTAAAAGCGAAAAACCTAAAGCTATTTATATCATGTCTGTTGGAAGTGAATACGGGGACTATGTACCGGGTGCAAATACTTTTGTTGACACCCTTATAGTTGAAGCGGGCGGCATAAATCTTCCTGCTGAGCAGGGTATAGAAGGATGGGCTGAATATTCTACTGAAAAACTTCTTGAATCGGATCCTGATGTAATAATTATCCCGCTTTCCACAGCAACAGGCGGCATGAGTAACTTCGCTTCAGTTGAAGATTTTACAAAACTTGAAATAGTACAGGAACTTAAGGCAGTCAAGGAAGGTAAAGTATTTGGAATAACTGCCGATTATGTCAATAACCTGAGCTTTACAGAAGGAGATGCCCTTGTGGAATTTGCTGAAGCAATAAATGGTATAGAAATCGAATAGATATGATATTGGGACTTTTCCAAAATATTGCTTTTTTATATAAAGAATCGATTTAATTTCCCCTCACATCCTTAATGAAAAGGAGAAGGGAGTCAATTCTCCTTTCTCCTTTTCTCGAAATATGCATCTGAATAATTTTCTATATATTATGTTTTTAGAAGAACTTCTGATAAAGTAAATATCAATTAAACAATCTGAATAAAAGTGTTGCGCAGATACTGTCTCTTCTTTTTACTGTTGTTTGTAAAATAATTAAGAATTTTTCAATCAATAGCGGTAATTGAAATTAATTACCTTAATACTGTTTATAAGGTCTTCCACAAGAGTAAGCATACCGTTTATTCCCATAAATGGCCTGAAAGTAAGGACGGTTTTTTCATCTTCAGGAAGTGATATATTTATAAAGGCAAAGTCTTTCCTAATGAGTCTGAATATGTTTTTCTCAAGACAACTTCCAAGAATTATATCAGGTTTAATCTTTTCAAGTGCATCTTTTAAATCAAACTGATTATATGTTTCCAGAATTTTTGAAGAAAGATTTTTACTTTTTATATAAAACTTTATCTCTTCAATATTATTATTACCTATTCCCCGTAATCCTATCAATGCAGGATAAAGACCCAGGTACT
Coding sequences within it:
- a CDS encoding ABC transporter ATP-binding protein gives rise to the protein MEQNINDKEKNAIEIKNLNFSYDKIKIIDSFSMTVKDGEFIALLGPNGVGKSTLFNIISGILPFTEGSVTIFGKNINKMKYKERANLIAVVPQETSSNFNFKNIDIVLMSRACKKSQFANEDMQDYDIALNAMKLTKTEDIAYRGYMEISGGEKQRVIIAQAIAQDTKILLLDEPTSNLDINFQIEIMQLILQISKKQHLTVVGVFHDINLAAQYADRIILIKNGKIFADGTPADILNCKNIFDVYGAHVIVGKNPFTNKIFITPHYNGHYDLTSIPEKRKKIHIIAGGGSGSYLFNILQSEGHIITTCILSSIDTDAKVAKQLGIRLVLEDPHITLREENIRLNEDLISECDVVIVARVDFGEENYCNLESVKKALELNKCVYFIDGKNFFQRDFTNGRATAFFKKLLAMGARDAGSEEELAILLNK
- a CDS encoding ABC transporter substrate-binding protein; this translates as MKNKKLNVLAILMIMVLVLAFVPMSMSCRQVAPAETEAAETTSVETSNLETVAADTTAAEETTAEKDPYAVNYPITIEDDRGQQEGSDNRQLVFDGPVTSVIAGENNFTLCLKEFGKLDAVKGIAYWVSDTVTELADSPAVITPGGFELERLIDLSPELLVCFDPIDPAIAEQLETAKIKIYGIGIVQSLDHIKKYIADYGMMFDSVEIATKLIAGMEEKQAKVKAAVDKLGKSEKPKAIYIMSVGSEYGDYVPGANTFVDTLIVEAGGINLPAEQGIEGWAEYSTEKLLESDPDVIIIPLSTATGGMSNFASVEDFTKLEIVQELKAVKEGKVFGITADYVNNLSFTEGDALVEFAEAINGIEIE